The segment TCGGCCACCAGTTCGGCCTTGGTCGCCTCCGGGTTGTCGGATTTGACGAGCTCCTTCCGGAAGATGATGTTCACCGCCCCGTCGGGTCCCATCACGGCGATCTCGGCGGTCGGGTAGGCGAAGTTGACGTCCGCCCGGATGTGCTTGGAGGCCATGACGTCGTACGCCCCGCCGTACGCCTTGCGGGTGATGACGGTCACCTTGGGGACGGTCGCTTCCGCGAAGGCGTAAAGGAGCTTCGCCCCGTGCTTGATGATCCCGCCGTACTCCTGGGTCGTGCCCGGGAGGAAGCCCGGCACGTCGACGAAGGTGAGCAGCGGGATGTTGAAGGCGTCGCAGAAGCGGACGAAGCGCGCCCCCTTGATCGAGGAGTTGATGTCGAGGCAGCCGGCCAGGATCGCGGGCTGGTTCGCCACGACGCCGACGGAGCGCCCGTTCATCCGCGCGAACCCGATGACGATGTTTCTCGCGTAGTGCTCCTGGATCTCGAAGAAGTCCCCGTCGTCCGCGACCTTCTTGATCACGTCCCGGATGTCGTACGGCTTCGTCGGGATGTCGGGGACCACCTGGTTCAGGCTCTCGTCCGTACGGTCCGGGGAGTCTTTCGGCGTCACGGCGGGGGGGTCTTCCATGTTGTTCTGCGGGACGAAGGAGAGCAGCTCCCGGATGAGGTAGAGGCACTCCTTCTCGTCCTCGGCCGCGAAGTGGGCCACGCCGCTGCGCTCGTT is part of the bacterium genome and harbors:
- a CDS encoding carboxyl transferase domain-containing protein, whose product is VKNTSYMFVTGPDVIKTVTHEEVTKENLGGAMAHNERSGVAHFAAEDEKECLYLIRELLSFVPQNNMEDPPAVTPKDSPDRTDESLNQVVPDIPTKPYDIRDVIKKVADDGDFFEIQEHYARNIVIGFARMNGRSVGVVANQPAILAGCLDINSSIKGARFVRFCDAFNIPLLTFVDVPGFLPGTTQEYGGIIKHGAKLLYAFAEATVPKVTVITRKAYGGAYDVMASKHIRADVNFAYPTAEIAVMGPDGAVNIIFRKELVKSDNPEATKAELVADYRERFASPYKAAELGYIDEVIMPSETRPKVIKAFEMLKNKRDTNPPRKHGNIPL